Proteins co-encoded in one Salvia splendens isolate huo1 chromosome 4, SspV2, whole genome shotgun sequence genomic window:
- the LOC121800966 gene encoding protein FAR-RED ELONGATED HYPOCOTYL 3-like, with protein MFRIIQEEIVKGNDRCRALSFMSGETVDTYKLGDSKRNAYFVRHDKTDDTYSCECKLFGRHGYLCSHIFFLFRNNEVKKIPDKYSESRWMKTPLAKAVHGEFQDPLLTHSSADDRQTVSKQAISMFYGFLRQFETDIDALRSFVAGVEELGNSLQTGTPATSVAEKRRMIEEFYGMVRPESVAVHPPGVVKTKGHASSSASRLISKRGKAIKDATRTPRRCKACDELGHHDSRNCPVLKEMTMEKDARKGKNPA; from the coding sequence ATGTTTAGGATAATACAAGAAGAAATTGTGAAGGGTAATGACAGATGTCGTGCGCTGAGTTTTATGTCAGGAGAAACGGTTGACACATACAAGCTTGGCGATAGCAAGCGCAATGCATATTTTGTTCGTCATGACAAGACTGATGATACTTACTCGTGCGAATGCAAACTTTTTGGTCGGCATGGTTATTTATGCAGTCATATATTTTTCTTGTTTCGGAACAATGAGGTGAAAAAAATCCCGGATAAATACAGTGAAAGCCGATGGATGAAGACTCCCTTAGCCAAGGCTGTACACGGGGAGTTTCAGGATCCCTTGCTTACCCACTCATCCGCTGACGATAGGCAAACTGTGTCAAAGCAGGCGATTTCGATGTTTTATGGTTTTCTTAGACAGTTTGAGACCGACATCGATGCTTTACGTTCATTTGTAGCTGGCGTCGAAGAACTTGGCAACTCTCTTCAAACTGGTACTCCGGCAACTTCAGTCGCTGAGAAGAGGCGTATGATTGAAGAGTTTTATGGAATGGTAAGGCCTGAATCTGTTGCGGTGCATCCTCCCGGTGTCGTGAAGACGAAGGGTCACGCCAGCAGCTCGGCGAGCCGTCTGATTTCAAAGAGAGGGAAGGCTATAAAGGATGCGACTAGGACTCCTAGACGGTGTAAGGCTTGCGATGAGTTGGGTCATCACGACTCCAGGAACTGTCCTGTACTTAAAGAGATGACGATGGAGAAAGATGCGCGGAAGGGGAAAAATCCAGCTTGA